A stretch of the Macaca mulatta isolate MMU2019108-1 chromosome 16, T2T-MMU8v2.0, whole genome shotgun sequence genome encodes the following:
- the TMEM97 gene encoding sigma intracellular receptor 2 isoform X1 — protein sequence MRPAGNTAPCPRASSSRQPMGAACIALEGAGRRPRRVGPGRRADLAPLLTSAGPGPTDGRWGFRQPGAAWSGCWASTFSAISPSPCSWTCRRCCRASFTQSRNLLKWYAKEFKDPLLQEPPAWFKSFLFCELVFQLPFFPIATYAFLKGSCKWIRTPAIIYSVHTMTTLIPILSTFLFEDFSKASGFKGQRPETLHERLTLISVYAPYLLIPFILLIFMLRSPYYKYEEKRKKK from the exons ATGCGCCCTGCTGGGAATACCGCCCCCTGTCCGCGAGCCTCTTCTTCTCGACAGCCAATGGGAGCGGCATGCATAGCCctcgagggggcggggcggcgaCCGAGGCGAGTGGGTCCGGGAAGGCGCGCGGACTTGGCACCTCTTCTCACGTCGGCCGGTCCAGGCCCAACCGACGGACGATGGGGGTTCCGGCAACCAGGCGCTGCGTGGAGTGGCTGCTGGGCATCTACTTTCTCAGCCATATCCCCATCACCCTGTTCATGGACCTGCAGGCGGTGCTGCCGCGCGAGCTTTACCCAGTCGAG aAACCTGCTGAAGTGGTATGCTAAGGAGTTCAAAGACCCGCTGCTGCAGGAGCCCCCAGCCTGGTTTAAGTCCTTTCTGTTTTGCGAGCTTGTGTTTCAGCTGCCTTTCTTTCCCATTGCAACGTATGCCTTCCTCAAAG GAAGCTGCAAGTGGATTCGAACTCCTGCAATCATCTACTCCGTTCACACCATGACGACCTTAATTCCAATACTCTCCACATTTCTGTTTGAGGATTTCTCCAAAGCCAGTGGTTTCAAGGGGCAAAGACCTGAGACTTTGCATGAACGGTTAACGCTTATATCTGTCTATGCCCCCTACTTACTCATCCCGTTCatacttttaattttcatgttgCGGAGCCCCTACTACAAGtatgaggagaaaagaaaaaaaaaatga
- the TMEM97 gene encoding sigma intracellular receptor 2: MGVPATRRCVEWLLGIYFLSHIPITLFMDLQAVLPRELYPVEFRNLLKWYAKEFKDPLLQEPPAWFKSFLFCELVFQLPFFPIATYAFLKGSCKWIRTPAIIYSVHTMTTLIPILSTFLFEDFSKASGFKGQRPETLHERLTLISVYAPYLLIPFILLIFMLRSPYYKYEEKRKKK; encoded by the exons ATGGGGGTTCCGGCAACCAGGCGCTGCGTGGAGTGGCTGCTGGGCATCTACTTTCTCAGCCATATCCCCATCACCCTGTTCATGGACCTGCAGGCGGTGCTGCCGCGCGAGCTTTACCCAGTCGAG tttagaAACCTGCTGAAGTGGTATGCTAAGGAGTTCAAAGACCCGCTGCTGCAGGAGCCCCCAGCCTGGTTTAAGTCCTTTCTGTTTTGCGAGCTTGTGTTTCAGCTGCCTTTCTTTCCCATTGCAACGTATGCCTTCCTCAAAG GAAGCTGCAAGTGGATTCGAACTCCTGCAATCATCTACTCCGTTCACACCATGACGACCTTAATTCCAATACTCTCCACATTTCTGTTTGAGGATTTCTCCAAAGCCAGTGGTTTCAAGGGGCAAAGACCTGAGACTTTGCATGAACGGTTAACGCTTATATCTGTCTATGCCCCCTACTTACTCATCCCGTTCatacttttaattttcatgttgCGGAGCCCCTACTACAAGtatgaggagaaaagaaaaaaaaaatga